The Aspergillus nidulans FGSC A4 chromosome VII nucleotide sequence TGCTAATGCATACTCTCGCAGGCTCCCGATGTCCAGCTCGTCAATGGCGTATACTATGTTCTCTATTCAGTTTCGACCTTTGGGTCCCAGAATTCCGCGATTGGGCTCGCGACTTCTGACACGATGGACCTCAACACCTGGACGGACCACGGCTCGACGGGCATCCGGTCTGACTCCTCCAAGCCATACAATGCCATTGATGGCAACCTTTTCCAGGATGATAGCGGGACCTGGTACATGAACTTTGGGTCGTTCTGGAATGACATCTACCAAGCACAGATGAAATCTCCTCCCACAGCCGTCGCATCGTCCTCGTACCAGATCGCATACCAGCCGGCTGGCGAGCACGCGGTTGAGGGCGCGTACTTGTACAAGTACGGCAACTACTACtacctcttcttctccgaggGCAAATGCTGCGGCTATGACTCTTCTAGGCCGGCTACTGGGGAAGAATACAAGATCAAAGTGTGCCGTTCGACCACGGCCACTGGTAACTTTGTAAGCTCTCCGCCTCGATAATGGATCGTGTTTTGGACCCGCCTAATTAGCCCAGGTTGATGCAAATGGTGTTTCCTGCACTTCCGGCGGTGGAACAATCGTCTTGGAAAGCCACGACAATGTCTACGGACCTGGAGGACAGTATGCCTCCCCAATCCCACGAACTTTGGCAGAAATGACTAATGTAAAACAGGGGTGTCTTCACCGACCCGACGCTCGGCCCTGTGCTGTACTACCACTATGTTGATACCACTATTGGCTACGCTGATAGCCAGAAGCTCTTTGGATGGAACGTTCTTGACTTCTCCAGCGGGTGGCCTGTTGTGTAAGACTCGATCGAGTATGCTCGAATCGCGGCGAAACTGTGTGTATTTAGTGGCTATGAAGGTAACTGCAGGTGTCCTATGATCCTGACTCAGCGTCCGCCAAGTAGACGATCGTTCTCTATGTACGTGGTTGTAAGTGCTGCTCTGGCGTGTGTGATGAGACCACTGTAGACGGACACGGTATAATGGGCACTGGGAGTCGTATAAAGTTTGTGTCTGCAAACCCTAATATAGCCCCTGGTTACAGCGCGGCcagaagaaaagagaaaataggTTTGCTCGCTGCTCTGTAGGTGATTATGGTAAGCGTGACCATTAGGGCAGGGGCAACGGTGATGTCACCGTTCTAATGCTCTTTGCCCCGGCCACTCCGGCTTTATTTGTTGACTAGGACAATCGCTGTGTATGACCTGTCTTGAGAACGGATGTCCGCTTTTTCAAGGTTGCGAGAATAGTGACAATATCACATTGCTGGCATGTCCCGTCTAGGGCTGTCGGAGTCGATTACACGGATTGATTGTAGCGCTTTCGAAGTCTTGTGTCTTTACCGCTACTGACAATATATTACTGAAAAGTCGTATCGAAGAAGATTACCTTTTTCAAGCTTGCGGCAATGGATATATTATGATCAGTCTATCTAGAATTTTGCTTGGAGAGAATAGTGCTGATTTGCAATCGATGACTTTGGTTTGAGACAAGCACAATATGACCATGATACAAGCCGGCCAACTGATCCTCTACAGAAAAATGACGATCAAGAAAAACAGTAGAGTTACTAGGTAGGTCGAAAGGGGACGTTGACGAGACGTATCAACGACAGGGTGACACGGCTGCGGCCGCTGTAGGTGACTCTATCGAAAAACGCAATTACCTATCAAAAACTAGTTCTCTATGGTTTGATGCTGGAATTACCTATCAAAAACTAGTTTACTATTATTTGATACTGGAAAGGGAACCGTATTTCAGTTATGTAGAGAAGAGACAGACGTGGAGAAACGGGAGGAACTTGCttgaagagatgaagagttcAGAAGCGCTCAAAGAGGAAGGATCAAATACTGGCCGCACCTGATCATCAATAGACATAGTCAATCTAGGTAGAGTCATAGGATTGCTCTGTGTAGTGTATTGGATAAAGAAAGACCGTACTACGCATTAATTACAAGATGTCTAGTGCAGTCATGCACCAGGGAATACATCATATAAGAGGTCATATCACATCACTTCAAGATTTTCAGTTTAATGAGCTCCGGGCAGATTATGCCTGGTATGAGTTAGCAGACTGCTTCTCAGCATTCAAACATATCGACATACCCAGTCATGTCATGAAATTTgcccttgaccttgtcgccgatcttcttgttgacagGCTTCACCTTTTCGGCATCGTAGTACTTGCCACCATATTTCTGCTCGGCATCGTTGAGACCTGCGTTCATTAGCCAGCGGCCTTTGATATTAGTCTGTGACCAGATACCTTTGTCGAGATAGTCTGTCTGGCCAGCGGACCCAGTCCTGCCGCCGCTGGCGCCGGTCTGCTGGCCCTGATGTTGGTCAGAGAGGTGGGAGCCGAACTGTGCGAAGTTGTTCATCTTGATAGATATTTCTCAAATTTGTTGATCAAATATGGTGAATTCAAATACTTTCGAGTCCGATATAGTTCACAGGCCTGTCTTATAAGACGGCTTTGAGCGGGTTAGTCATCCGCACACACTGCCAGTGACGCAACGTAATAGTTGGCGATAGCATGATGTCACGGCCATCATCGACCGGAGGTGCCTTTATGGGCAGTCTGATTCGACAAGATTTGTTCAATAATGACTTCCATGGTTCTACCAATGGCTTTCTTCGGTATGTTAAAATTTGGTAGGTAATAGTTCCCGATCAGAGTGATGTGCAACCAGATGGGACAACGAACGGTGTTCCCTCTCTCAGAGCTTGGGAAGGATAACAACGCTAACCTTGAGCCGATTCAACTACTTTGACCGAGTAAACTGTTTCAATTTATTCTCTCTTGATGCTGAGGTTTCAGGGGCATCGTGAGCCCTATAGGGCGAAGCAATGCT carries:
- a CDS encoding protein abnA (transcript_id=CADANIAT00009262) gives rise to the protein MYLPTLAASASLLVGVAHGYASPGACSGACNIHDPALIRRESDGKYFRFSTGNKISYASASSIEGPWTAIGSVLPGGSSIDLDGNDDLWAPDVQLVNGVYYVLYSVSTFGSQNSAIGLATSDTMDLNTWTDHGSTGIRSDSSKPYNAIDGNLFQDDSGTWYMNFGSFWNDIYQAQMKSPPTAVASSSYQIAYQPAGEHAVEGAYLYKYGNYYYLFFSEGKCCGYDSSRPATGEEYKIKVCRSTTATGNFVDANGVSCTSGGGTIVLESHDNVYGPGGQGVFTDPTLGPVLYYHYVDTTIGYADSQKLFGWNVLDFSSGWPVVCPMILTQRPPSRRSFSIPWLQRGQKKRENRFARCSGRGNGDVTVLMLFAPATPALFVD
- a CDS encoding uncharacterized protein (transcript_id=CADANIAT00009263), whose amino-acid sequence is MNNFAQFGSHLSDQHQGQQTGASGGRTGSAGQTDYLDKGLNDAEQKYGGKYYDAEKVKPVNKKIGDKVKGKFHDMTGHNLPGAH